A section of the Solea solea chromosome 17, fSolSol10.1, whole genome shotgun sequence genome encodes:
- the stmn4 gene encoding stathmin-4: MTLAAYKEKVKELPLVSLFCSCLNPRTIDKPTYKAEDAVDLGWCVMKDVEVIELNKRASGQAFEVILKPPSFDGVPELNTCMPQRRDPSLEEIQKKLEAAEERRKIQEAELLKHLAEKREHEREVIQKAFEENNNFIKNAKEKLEQKMEANKENREALLAAMLERLQEKDKHAEEVRKNKEMKEEACR, translated from the exons ATGACTCTGGCAG cctACAAAGAGAAGGTCAAAGAGCTCCCCCTGGTGTCTCTGTTCTGCTCCTGCCTGAACCCTCGGACCATCGATAAGCCGACATATAAGGCAGAAG ATGCAGTGGACCTGGGCTGGTGCGTCATGAAGGATGTGGAGGTGATTGAACTGAATAAGCGGGCATCAGGCCAGGCCTTCGAAGTCATTCTCAAGCCCCCGTCCTTTGACGGCGTGCCAGAGCTCAACACCTGCATGCCGCAGCGCCGTGACCCGTCCCTGGAGGAAATCCAAAAGAAACTGGAAGCCGCCGAGGAGAGGCGAAAG ATCCAGGAGGCTGAGCTGCTGAAGCATCTGGCGGAGAAGAGGGAGCACGAGCGCGAGGTGATCCAGAAGGCCTTCgaggaaaacaacaacttcatCAAGAACGCAAAGGAGAAGCTGGAGCAGAAGATGGAGGCTAATAAAGAGAACAGGGAGGCCCTGCTGGCTGCCATGCTGGAGAGGCTGCAGGAGAAG GACAAACACGctgaagaagtgaggaagaaCAAGGAGATGAAGGAGGAAGCATGCCGGTAG
- the il17a/f3 gene encoding interleukin 17a/f3 — MLLLLRAVLLLGLVALLHADRNGKIVSVKLGQGIRRRSKTVRLKLDASVHPQTFHSPIASMSVTPWTYRDSLMESRVPQRISHAQCLTSGCLSLHGEGEDSVLQAKPIQYQTLVLHRVPRRRRNMRKGSKAKRKYDFRLGTEVITVGCTCVRPSVLSQ; from the exons ATGCTGCTG CTGCTGAGAGCTGTGTTGCTGCTGGGCCTGGTTGCACTGCTGCACGCCGACAGAAATGGCAAGATTGTCTCGGTAAAGTTGGGACAGGGAATCAGACGGAGAAGCAAGACTGTGAGACTGAAGCTGGACGCCTCAGTGCATCCTCAGACCTTCCACTCGCCCATCGCCAGCATGTCTGTGACACCGTGGACGTACAG AGACTCCTTGATGGAATCCAGGGTGCCACAGAGGATTTCTCACGCTCAGTGTCTGACGTCTGGCTGTCTGAGTCTGCATGGAGAGGGTGAAGATTCTGTCCTGCAGGCGAAACCCATCCAATACCAGACCCTGGTCCTTCACAG AGTCCCACGGAGGAGGCGAAATATGAGGAAGGGGAGCAAGGCAAAGAGAAAGTATGACTTCAGACTGGGGACGGAGGTGATCACAGTGGGCTGCACCTGTGTGAGGCCCAGCGTCTTATCACAGTAA